From Nocardia sp. XZ_19_385, the proteins below share one genomic window:
- a CDS encoding class I SAM-dependent methyltransferase — translation MTTFKDRSDVLADLGTKLSIAEIFETLIEGPMPIKFTAYDGSSTGPEDSRYSLEVTTARGINYLATAPGDLGMARAYISGDMIAHGVHPGDPYEILRALDGLKFHRPSALALVTIARSLGWERLKPIAPPPQETLPRWRRIALEGLRHSKTRDAEAIHHHYDVSNTFYEYVLGPSMTYTCACYEDENWTLEQAQENKYRLVFDKLRLKAGDRLLDIGCGWGGMVRYAAKRGVKVIGATLSTEQAEWAQQKIAEEGLTELAEVRHSDYRDIAESEFDAVSSIGLTEHIGVHNYPFYFDYIKSKLRDGGLFLNHCITRPDNSRTTKAGDFIDRYVFPDGELIGSGRIISEIQNVGLEVMHEENLREHYALTLHEWCKNLVENWDACVAEVGEGTAKVWGLYMAGCRLGFQRNVIQLHQVLGVKLGPNGESGLPLRPWWNA, via the coding sequence ATGACGACTTTCAAAGACCGTTCCGACGTCTTAGCGGACCTCGGAACCAAACTCAGCATTGCGGAAATCTTCGAGACTCTGATCGAAGGCCCGATGCCGATCAAGTTCACCGCCTACGACGGCAGCTCCACCGGCCCCGAGGATTCCCGGTATTCCCTCGAGGTCACCACCGCGCGCGGCATCAACTATCTGGCCACCGCGCCCGGCGATCTCGGCATGGCCCGCGCCTACATCTCCGGCGACATGATCGCGCACGGCGTGCACCCCGGCGATCCGTACGAAATCCTCAGGGCGCTGGACGGGCTGAAGTTCCATCGCCCCTCGGCGCTGGCGCTGGTCACGATCGCGCGCTCGCTGGGGTGGGAACGACTCAAACCGATCGCCCCACCCCCGCAGGAAACCCTGCCCCGCTGGCGCCGGATCGCGCTGGAAGGCCTGCGGCACTCCAAGACTCGCGACGCCGAGGCGATCCACCACCACTATGACGTCTCCAACACCTTCTACGAGTACGTCCTCGGCCCGTCCATGACTTACACCTGTGCGTGCTACGAGGACGAGAACTGGACCCTGGAGCAGGCGCAGGAGAACAAGTACCGCCTCGTCTTCGACAAATTGCGGCTGAAGGCCGGTGATCGGCTGCTCGATATCGGCTGCGGCTGGGGCGGCATGGTGCGCTACGCCGCCAAGCGCGGCGTCAAGGTGATCGGCGCGACGCTCTCCACGGAGCAGGCCGAATGGGCACAGCAGAAGATCGCCGAGGAGGGCCTGACCGAGCTGGCCGAGGTGCGGCACTCCGACTACCGCGATATCGCCGAATCCGAATTCGACGCGGTCTCCTCGATCGGGCTCACCGAGCACATCGGCGTGCACAACTATCCGTTCTATTTCGACTACATCAAGAGCAAGCTGCGCGACGGCGGCCTGTTCCTGAATCACTGCATCACCCGCCCCGACAATTCCCGCACCACCAAGGCGGGCGATTTCATCGACCGCTACGTGTTCCCGGACGGTGAGCTGATCGGGTCCGGGCGCATCATCTCCGAGATCCAGAACGTCGGGCTCGAGGTGATGCACGAGGAGAATCTGCGCGAGCACTACGCGCTCACGCTGCACGAATGGTGCAAGAACCTGGTCGAGAACTGGGACGCCTGCGTCGCCGAGGTCGGCGAGGGCACCGCGAAGGTGTGGGGCCTGTACATGGCCGGCTGCCGGCTCGGGTTCCAGCGCAACGTGATTCAGCTGCACCAGGTGCTCGGCGTGAAGCTCGGGCCGAACGGCGAATCGGGTCTCCCGCTGCGCCCGTGGTGGAACGCGTAA
- a CDS encoding serine/threonine-protein kinase gives MNPQTRSGPGGRKPAVARASSGEPEAETADPKSRPHTDTQRMEPIAVADELAAMGLSGAVEIGRGGFGVVYRCLQVALERVVAVKVLSSEIDDESRERFLREEQAMGRLSGHPNIVDILQVDVTASGMPIIVMPYCTHGSFEQLIRDQGPLTWSDSMRAGVKLAGAIESAHRAGILHRDVKPANVLLSAYGEPQLTDFGIARIPGGFRTSSSLITGSPAFTAPEVLKGDEPTVRSDIYSLGATLFALLTGHAAFERQAGEKVVAQFLRITTQPVPDLRDQDIPTDVAAVIEAAMSGDPRERPESAYAFGELLRDVQLAHGMVPDEMALLDPAALPDEIDLATGEPSGNLPESTGTRPGITRRSWPLTLRPMVSQHPTGAAAPTLPPTAATKFRPPTPAREPMLRPRLLDTLRAGGRRRLAVIHAPAGFGKSTVAAQWRAELVAGGVPVAWLGVGHDDDNEVWFLAHLIEAIRRVRPDIGMGLDRVLEERPADAVAYVIATLIDEIHSGGETIVVVVDDWHRLDDPGAHRVMESLLDNGCHHLRFVVTSREQSGLPTSRMRVHDELVEIGSTALRLTLEETREVLVERHNFDLGDTQIEQIQTATDGWPAAIQLVSLALRGNAAADQLIGTLCEGTHGIREYLAENVLNTLEPRMLDFLTAISVSEKICGSLASALSEDSEGELLLAQAEQRELFLHRIEHDPEWFRMQPLFAEHLRGRLEQSDPAKLKALHRKASRWFAEHQQLRKSVDHALAATDLKLALDLLEGGGMDLIDGSRLATLLGTVSKLPVQQVSSRSKLLMAVARANVNLQQSGAARTALGRLSSLLARGSATDAEVAQQRCEAAVLSAADQIASDHTEGVLDQVADCLERPDELPAWTVSTAANLTAFVRLTHFDFDGAREIQQWAEPYHAQSKDPLGAVFGLCSQGAAAYEQLDIPTAMDRFQQAWDTAREQAGPRSHAVRVAAALLGELNYRRGDLDAADRLLDESHELVTRVGPVDFLIATFVIGARVKAVRGDLYTAAARLDEGARIAADGRLPRLAAHIRAERLRLGLPATAAGDGDAQHPDRLGVFHHSHRLRGAAALTAEAEEIAAIRGLLAQRQLRTDDTAVRRARALHGRMDEQARPRAELDTALLLAECLAASGWVGEATGLLLPAAATCADLGWTRPLLDAGPSVVAILRVLRTEMHQGPNHSEEVTLPALFLAELLD, from the coding sequence ATGAATCCACAGACGCGTTCGGGCCCTGGGGGGCGGAAGCCGGCGGTGGCGCGGGCGAGCTCTGGGGAGCCCGAGGCGGAGACCGCCGATCCGAAATCCCGCCCGCACACCGACACCCAGCGTATGGAGCCGATCGCCGTGGCCGACGAATTGGCGGCCATGGGCTTGTCCGGGGCGGTGGAGATCGGGCGGGGCGGATTCGGTGTGGTGTACCGGTGCCTGCAGGTCGCGCTGGAACGCGTGGTCGCTGTCAAGGTCCTGTCCTCGGAGATCGATGACGAGAGCCGGGAGCGGTTCCTGCGCGAGGAGCAGGCCATGGGCCGGCTGTCCGGGCATCCGAATATCGTCGACATCCTGCAGGTCGATGTCACCGCCAGCGGTATGCCGATCATCGTGATGCCGTACTGCACACACGGCTCCTTCGAACAGCTGATCCGCGACCAGGGCCCGCTGACCTGGTCGGATTCGATGCGAGCCGGTGTGAAATTGGCGGGCGCCATCGAGAGCGCACACCGGGCGGGGATCCTGCACCGCGATGTGAAGCCGGCCAATGTACTGCTCAGCGCCTACGGCGAACCGCAGCTCACCGATTTCGGGATCGCCCGGATCCCCGGTGGTTTCCGTACCTCCAGCAGCCTCATCACGGGCTCGCCGGCGTTCACCGCGCCGGAGGTGCTCAAAGGCGACGAACCGACCGTCCGCTCGGATATCTACAGCCTCGGCGCCACCCTGTTCGCGCTGCTCACCGGGCACGCGGCCTTCGAGCGACAGGCCGGGGAAAAGGTAGTCGCCCAGTTCCTCCGGATCACCACCCAGCCGGTCCCTGACCTGCGGGATCAGGACATCCCCACCGACGTGGCGGCGGTCATCGAGGCGGCTATGTCGGGCGATCCGCGGGAGCGCCCGGAGTCGGCCTACGCCTTCGGCGAGCTGCTGCGCGACGTCCAACTGGCGCACGGAATGGTGCCCGACGAGATGGCGCTGCTGGATCCGGCGGCCCTGCCCGACGAGATCGACCTCGCGACCGGGGAGCCCTCGGGGAACCTGCCGGAGTCGACGGGTACGCGGCCCGGGATCACCCGCCGCAGCTGGCCGCTGACCTTGCGGCCGATGGTGTCCCAGCATCCCACCGGCGCCGCCGCCCCGACGCTGCCGCCGACTGCGGCGACCAAGTTCCGGCCGCCGACCCCGGCCCGGGAACCGATGCTGCGGCCCCGGCTGCTGGACACGTTGCGCGCCGGGGGCCGACGCCGGCTCGCGGTGATCCACGCGCCCGCCGGCTTCGGCAAGTCGACGGTGGCTGCCCAGTGGCGGGCCGAATTGGTCGCGGGCGGTGTCCCGGTCGCCTGGCTGGGTGTGGGCCACGACGACGACAACGAGGTCTGGTTCCTCGCACACCTGATCGAGGCGATCCGCCGGGTCCGCCCCGATATCGGAATGGGGCTGGACCGGGTGCTGGAGGAACGGCCCGCCGACGCCGTCGCCTATGTGATCGCCACCCTCATCGACGAGATCCACAGCGGCGGCGAAACCATCGTGGTCGTCGTCGACGACTGGCATCGCCTCGATGATCCGGGCGCGCACCGGGTGATGGAGTCGTTGCTGGACAACGGATGCCACCATCTGCGGTTCGTGGTGACCAGCCGGGAGCAGTCGGGCCTGCCGACCAGCCGGATGCGGGTGCACGACGAACTGGTCGAGATCGGATCGACGGCGTTGCGCCTGACCCTGGAGGAAACCCGGGAAGTCCTGGTGGAGCGCCACAACTTCGACCTCGGCGACACCCAGATCGAGCAGATCCAGACCGCCACCGACGGCTGGCCCGCCGCCATCCAACTGGTCAGTCTCGCACTGCGCGGCAACGCCGCGGCCGATCAGCTGATCGGGACGCTGTGCGAAGGGACGCACGGCATTCGGGAGTACCTCGCGGAGAACGTGCTCAATACCCTCGAGCCGCGCATGCTGGACTTCCTCACCGCCATCTCGGTATCCGAGAAAATCTGCGGTTCACTGGCTTCGGCGCTGTCGGAGGACAGCGAAGGGGAGCTGCTGCTGGCCCAGGCCGAGCAGCGGGAGCTGTTCCTGCACCGGATCGAGCACGACCCGGAGTGGTTCCGGATGCAACCGCTGTTCGCCGAACATCTGCGCGGCCGGTTGGAGCAGTCCGATCCGGCCAAGCTGAAAGCCTTGCACCGCAAGGCCTCCCGCTGGTTCGCCGAGCATCAGCAGCTGCGGAAATCGGTGGATCACGCGCTCGCGGCGACCGATCTGAAGCTGGCGCTGGACCTGCTCGAGGGCGGCGGTATGGACCTCATCGACGGGTCCCGGCTGGCGACCTTGCTCGGCACCGTGTCGAAACTGCCGGTGCAGCAGGTGTCTTCGCGGTCGAAACTGCTGATGGCGGTGGCGCGCGCGAATGTGAACCTGCAGCAGTCCGGTGCGGCGCGCACGGCGCTGGGGCGGCTGTCCAGCCTGCTGGCGCGCGGGTCGGCGACCGATGCGGAGGTGGCGCAGCAGCGCTGCGAAGCCGCCGTGCTGTCCGCGGCCGATCAGATCGCGAGTGATCACACCGAGGGCGTGCTGGACCAGGTCGCGGACTGCCTGGAACGGCCCGATGAGCTGCCCGCCTGGACGGTGTCGACCGCCGCGAACCTGACCGCGTTCGTGCGGCTCACCCATTTCGATTTCGACGGCGCCCGGGAAATCCAGCAGTGGGCCGAGCCGTATCACGCGCAGTCCAAGGATCCGCTCGGCGCGGTCTTCGGGCTGTGCTCCCAAGGCGCCGCCGCCTACGAACAACTCGATATCCCGACCGCCATGGATCGGTTCCAGCAGGCGTGGGATACCGCACGCGAGCAGGCGGGCCCGCGCTCACACGCGGTGCGGGTGGCGGCGGCGCTGCTCGGTGAATTGAACTATCGCCGTGGGGATCTGGATGCGGCCGATCGGCTGCTCGACGAGAGTCACGAGCTGGTCACCCGGGTCGGTCCGGTCGATTTCCTGATCGCCACCTTCGTCATCGGGGCGCGGGTGAAGGCGGTGCGCGGCGATTTGTACACCGCCGCAGCGCGTTTGGACGAAGGCGCGCGCATCGCCGCCGACGGCAGGCTGCCCCGGCTGGCCGCGCACATCCGGGCCGAGCGGCTGCGGCTCGGGTTGCCCGCCACCGCGGCGGGCGACGGTGATGCGCAGCATCCGGATCGGCTGGGCGTCTTCCACCACTCGCACCGGTTACGCGGTGCGGCGGCGTTGACCGCGGAGGCGGAGGAGATCGCCGCGATCCGGGGGCTGCTGGCCCAACGTCAGCTGCGCACCGACGACACCGCGGTCCGCCGGGCTCGCGCCCTGCACGGCCGCATGGACGAACAAGCCCGTCCCCGTGCGGAATTGGACACCGCGCTGCTGCTCGCCGAATGCCTGGCCGCCTCCGGCTGGGTCGGCGAAGCGACCGGCCTGCTGCTGCCCGCCGCCGCCACCTGCGCGGACCTCGGCTGGACCCGGCCCCTGCTGGACGCGGGGCCGAGCGTCGTCGCCATCCTGCGAGTGCTGCGCACCGAAATGCACCAGGGGCCGAACCACTCCGAGGAGGTCACCCTCCCGGCGTTGTTCCTGGCCGAACTTCTGGACTGA
- a CDS encoding MerR family transcriptional regulator: protein MTATVSIGEFSRLTYLSVKTLRYYHDIELLEPAAVDAGSGYRRYSTEQVGQAHLIRRLRQLEMPLPEIKAVLDAADTDSRDAALRAHLERMEAQLQRTRDVVASLRSLLTPSAPISVEYRSVPAFPALAIADHVGRDGISAWCEESFGALYGTLAAAGIGFDGISGATYALEFFAEDHGEVVAFVPVPPNTRLDVPPGMQLIELPARRFAIAVHTGTFQDFDRTYGALGSYVAEHDEALSEPVRELYLTSPADTDDTTAYRTEVCWPIGRL from the coding sequence ATGACAGCGACCGTTTCGATCGGGGAGTTCTCGAGGCTCACCTATCTCAGCGTGAAAACGCTGCGCTACTACCACGACATCGAGCTACTGGAACCGGCAGCGGTGGATGCCGGATCGGGGTATCGGCGCTACTCCACCGAGCAGGTGGGGCAGGCGCACCTGATCCGGCGGCTGCGTCAGCTGGAAATGCCGCTGCCGGAGATCAAGGCCGTGCTCGACGCGGCGGACACCGACTCGCGCGACGCCGCGCTGCGGGCGCACCTGGAGCGCATGGAGGCGCAGCTGCAACGCACCCGCGATGTGGTGGCGTCGCTGCGGTCCCTGCTCACCCCGTCCGCACCGATCAGCGTCGAATATCGTTCCGTCCCAGCGTTTCCCGCGCTGGCCATCGCCGATCACGTCGGTCGCGACGGCATCAGCGCGTGGTGCGAGGAGTCGTTCGGCGCGCTGTATGGAACCCTCGCCGCCGCGGGCATCGGATTCGACGGCATCTCCGGGGCCACTTACGCCCTGGAATTCTTCGCCGAGGACCACGGGGAAGTGGTCGCGTTCGTCCCGGTCCCGCCGAACACCCGGCTCGACGTGCCGCCCGGCATGCAGCTCATCGAACTGCCCGCCCGCCGCTTCGCCATCGCCGTGCACACCGGCACCTTCCAGGACTTCGACCGCACCTACGGCGCGCTCGGCAGCTACGTCGCCGAACACGACGAGGCGCTGTCGGAACCCGTGCGCGAGCTCTACCTCACCTCACCCGCCGACACCGACGACACGACCGCTTACCGCACCGAAGTCTGCTGGCCGATCGGCCGGCTCTGA
- a CDS encoding SRPBCC family protein codes for MGQVSASSSIAVAADPQRVLDAIADYQTVRPRILSSHYRDYKVLEGGTGAGTVAEWTLQATESRVRNVQAVVSVSDSMVTERDKNSSMVNTWTVTPDGTGSQVTLRTTWQGAGGVKGIFEGIFAPLGLKKIQAEVLANLKREIG; via the coding sequence GTGGGACAGGTCAGCGCCAGCAGTTCGATCGCCGTGGCGGCGGATCCGCAGCGCGTGCTCGATGCCATCGCGGACTACCAGACGGTGCGCCCGCGCATCCTCAGCTCGCACTACCGCGATTACAAGGTGCTCGAGGGCGGTACCGGCGCGGGCACCGTGGCCGAGTGGACGCTGCAGGCGACCGAGTCGCGGGTACGCAATGTGCAGGCCGTGGTCTCGGTTTCGGACTCCATGGTGACCGAGCGGGACAAGAACTCGTCGATGGTCAACACCTGGACGGTCACCCCGGACGGCACCGGCTCGCAGGTCACGCTGCGCACCACCTGGCAGGGCGCCGGCGGCGTCAAGGGCATCTTCGAGGGGATCTTCGCGCCCCTCGGCCTGAAGAAGATCCAGGCCGAGGTGCTGGCGAACCTGAAGCGCGAGATCGGCTAG
- a CDS encoding VOC family protein — protein MSIKLGYITFDVDDAAALAQFYAELLGKTVDPEANRQFATVGVQAGDSPGLMFIRVPDKTPGKNVVHLDLASPNRQEEVQRAVGLGAKHIGDFDEFGQQWSTLADPEGNLFDIGAA, from the coding sequence ATGTCCATCAAGCTCGGCTACATCACCTTCGACGTCGACGACGCCGCCGCGCTCGCGCAGTTCTACGCGGAACTGCTCGGCAAGACCGTCGACCCCGAGGCCAACCGCCAATTCGCCACCGTCGGCGTGCAGGCCGGCGACTCCCCCGGCCTCATGTTCATCCGGGTACCGGACAAGACTCCCGGCAAGAACGTGGTGCACCTGGACCTGGCGTCACCGAACCGGCAGGAGGAGGTGCAACGCGCGGTCGGCCTGGGCGCCAAGCACATCGGCGATTTCGACGAGTTCGGCCAGCAGTGGAGCACGCTGGCCGACCCGGAGGGCAACCTGTTCGATATCGGCGCGGCCTAG
- a CDS encoding FAD-binding oxidoreductase, with the protein MAVSLNESGFAAHQAGVDRLLASYRAIPADANVRLAKKTSNLFRARAKNPAPGLDVSGLAKVIQVDPEAKTADVAGMTTYEELVAATLPYGLAPLVVPQLKTITLGGAVTGLGIESTSFRNGLPHESVLEMDVLTGAGEILTATPDNEHADLFRGFPNSYGTLGYTVRLKIELEAVQPFVALRHLRFRDLRELEAVLARIVTEQTYDGERVDYLDGVVFTAAESYLTLGRRTDEPGPVSDYTGMDIYYRSIQHDGPGIKRDRLTIHDYLWRWDTDWFWCSRAFGAQNPKIRKFWPKRYRRSSFYWKLIALDHKYHIGDKLEARQGNPPRERVVQDIEVPVERTADFVEWFLKDIPIEPLWLCPLRLRDAAPEGTTARPWPLYPLEPNRTYVNAGFWSAVPTVPGRPEGAANRAIEQKVTEFDGHKSLYSDAYYDKDEFAALYGGEHYTELKKRYDPDQRLLDLYSKAVQRK; encoded by the coding sequence GTGGCAGTGAGTCTGAACGAATCGGGTTTCGCCGCGCATCAGGCGGGTGTGGATCGGCTGCTGGCCAGCTACCGAGCCATTCCCGCCGACGCCAACGTGCGGCTCGCCAAGAAAACATCGAACCTGTTCCGGGCGCGGGCCAAGAACCCCGCGCCGGGACTGGACGTTTCCGGTCTCGCCAAGGTCATCCAGGTGGATCCGGAGGCGAAAACCGCCGACGTCGCGGGGATGACGACCTATGAGGAGCTGGTAGCCGCCACGCTGCCCTACGGTTTGGCGCCGCTGGTGGTGCCGCAGCTGAAGACCATCACCCTCGGTGGCGCGGTTACCGGCCTGGGTATCGAGTCCACCTCGTTCCGCAACGGCCTGCCGCACGAATCGGTGCTGGAGATGGACGTGCTCACCGGCGCCGGCGAGATTCTCACCGCCACCCCGGACAACGAGCACGCCGACCTGTTCCGCGGCTTCCCGAACTCCTACGGCACGCTCGGCTACACGGTCCGGCTGAAGATCGAACTGGAAGCCGTGCAGCCCTTCGTCGCGTTGCGGCACTTGCGATTCCGCGATCTGCGCGAGTTGGAAGCCGTGCTGGCGCGGATCGTCACCGAGCAGACCTACGACGGCGAACGCGTCGACTACCTCGACGGTGTGGTGTTCACCGCCGCGGAGAGTTATCTGACGCTGGGCCGCCGGACCGACGAGCCCGGCCCGGTCAGCGACTACACCGGCATGGACATCTACTACCGCTCCATCCAGCACGACGGTCCGGGAATCAAGCGGGACCGCCTCACCATTCACGACTACCTGTGGCGCTGGGACACCGACTGGTTCTGGTGTTCCCGGGCTTTCGGCGCGCAGAATCCGAAGATCCGCAAATTCTGGCCGAAACGCTACCGTCGCAGCAGTTTCTACTGGAAACTGATCGCGCTCGATCACAAGTATCACATCGGCGACAAACTGGAAGCGCGCCAAGGGAACCCGCCCCGCGAGCGGGTGGTGCAGGACATCGAGGTCCCGGTCGAGCGCACCGCCGATTTCGTGGAGTGGTTCCTGAAGGACATCCCGATCGAACCACTCTGGTTGTGTCCCTTGCGTTTACGCGATGCCGCCCCGGAGGGGACCACGGCCCGCCCCTGGCCGCTCTACCCACTGGAACCCAACCGCACCTACGTCAACGCCGGGTTCTGGTCCGCCGTTCCCACGGTGCCCGGCCGGCCGGAGGGCGCCGCGAACCGGGCCATCGAACAGAAGGTCACCGAGTTCGACGGACATAAGTCGCTGTACTCCGATGCCTACTACGACAAAGATGAATTCGCGGCCCTGTACGGCGGCGAGCACTACACCGAACTGAAGAAACGCTACGACCCAGACCAGCGGCTGCTGGATTTGTATTCGAAGGCGGTGCAACGCAAATGA
- a CDS encoding lytic polysaccharide monooxygenase — protein sequence MGIRALSTVGVALGTAPFLIAVLPPGTASAHGYVSGPASRQAQCAARTVSCGPVQYEPQSVEGPKGQRNCSAGLANFRELDDDGKPWTVHNVRGTVDFTWTLTALHRTASYEYYIGGTRVGYVDMDNAVPSSNTQAHKVDLSGFSGKQKLLAIWNIGDTSNAFYSCVDLNIGGNSTPTTTPRPTTSTPTTPRPTDPTTTRPSTPPTTTPRPTDPTTTPPRPTTTRPDPGGTAWRPHATYQVGDQVTYQGAKYQCRQAHTVHDPNWTPPNTPALWQRT from the coding sequence GTGGGTATTCGTGCCCTGTCTACCGTCGGCGTTGCCCTGGGTACAGCGCCGTTTCTAATCGCGGTCCTGCCGCCCGGGACCGCCTCCGCGCACGGTTACGTGTCGGGTCCGGCCAGTCGCCAAGCCCAGTGCGCCGCCCGGACCGTCTCGTGCGGTCCGGTGCAATACGAGCCGCAAAGCGTGGAAGGCCCCAAGGGTCAGCGCAATTGCAGCGCGGGACTGGCGAATTTCCGGGAGCTCGACGACGACGGCAAACCGTGGACCGTCCACAATGTCCGCGGCACAGTCGATTTCACCTGGACGCTGACCGCACTGCACCGCACCGCGAGCTACGAGTACTACATCGGCGGCACGCGTGTGGGTTACGTCGACATGGACAACGCCGTCCCGTCCTCGAACACCCAGGCACACAAGGTCGACCTATCCGGGTTCAGCGGTAAGCAGAAGTTGCTGGCCATCTGGAACATCGGTGATACCAGCAATGCCTTCTACTCCTGCGTCGACCTGAACATCGGCGGTAACTCCACGCCGACGACTACGCCGCGGCCCACCACCTCGACGCCGACGACGCCGAGACCGACCGACCCGACCACGACCCGGCCCAGCACGCCACCGACCACCACCCCGAGGCCCACCGACCCGACGACCACGCCCCCGAGACCGACCACTACCCGGCCGGACCCGGGCGGTACGGCTTGGCGGCCGCACGCCACCTACCAGGTCGGCGACCAGGTGACCTACCAGGGTGCGAAGTACCAGTGCCGGCAGGCGCACACCGTCCACGATCCGAACTGGACACCGCCCAACACCCCGGCACTGTGGCAGCGGACCTGA